In Drosophila teissieri strain GT53w chromosome 2R, Prin_Dtei_1.1, whole genome shotgun sequence, the following proteins share a genomic window:
- the LOC122614172 gene encoding longitudinals lacking protein, isoforms H/M/V isoform X10: MDDDQQFCLRWNNHQSTLISVFDTLLENETLVDCTLAAEGKFLKAHKVVLSACSPYFATLLQEQYDKHPIFILKDVKYQELRAMMDYMYRGEVNISQDQLAALLKAAESLQIKGLSDNRTGGGAAPKPESSGHHRGGKLSGAYTLEQTKRARLATGGAMDTSGDVSGSREGSSSPSRRRRKVRRRSMENDAHDNSNSSVLQAAASNQSILQQTGAGLAVSALVTTQLSSGPAAGTSSQASSTQQQQPLTSTNVTKKTESAKLTSSTAAPASGASASAAAVQQAHLHQQQAQTTSDAINTENVQAQSQGGAQGVQGDDEDIDEGSAVGGSNAASGPNPASASASAVHAGVVVKQLASVVDKSSSNHKHKIKDNSVSSVGSEMVIEPKAEYDDDAHDENVEDLTLDEEDMTMEELDQTAGTSQGGEGSSQTYATWQHDRSQDELGLMAQDAQQRDPQGLLELSLNQMFYYDSEMPPPPIPPPVAVESPPVSPPLAVVTPVVQLRRGKLRSRRRKAANSSSSTTKKSIPPPTVRSSSAANLARNADMRDDGKLQCPQCPNAYTRLSALKRHLEFECGMLENFRCQVCDAGFKRKDSLNRHCKVKKHNTKYLF; this comes from the exons ATGGATGACGATCAGCAGTTTTGTTTGCGGTGGAACAACCACCAGAGCACACTGATCAGCGTGTTCGACACGTTGCTGGAGAACGAGACTCTAGTCGATTGCACGCTAGCCGCCGAGGGCAAATTTCTCAAGGCCCACAAGGTGGTGCTGTCAGCATGCAGTCCCTACTTTGCT ACCTTACTACAAGAACAGTACGACAAACATCCCATCTTTATACTCAAGGATGTCAAGTACCAAGAGCTGCGCGCCATGATGGACTACATGTACCGCGGCGAGGTCAATATCTCGCAGGATCAGCTCGCCGCCCTGCTCAAGGCCGCCGAGTCGCTGCAGATCAAGGGCCTGTCGGACAATCGCACTGGCGGCGGAGCAGCCCCCAAGCCTGAGTCCTCCGGCCATCATCGCGGCGGTAAGCTTAGCGGTGCCTACACACTGGAGCAGACGAAGCGGGCTCGACTGGCCACCGGCGGAGCGATGGACACGTCTGGCGATGTGTCCGGTTCACGCGAGGGCTCATCGAGTCCGTCGCGTCGTCGTCGAAAAGTCCGACGTCGCAGCATGGAGAATG ATGCCCACGACAACTCCAACTCGTCCGTGTTACAAGCCGCCGCCTCGAATCAGTCAATCCTCCAGCAGACAGGCGCCGGTTTGGCCGTCTCCGCTTTGGTCACCACCCAGCTGTCCAGCGGACCTGCAGCCGGAACCAGCAGCCAAGCGTCGTCGacccagcaacagcagccattGACCAGCACCAACGTTACCAAAAAGACTGAAAGCGCTAAACTAACATCCTCGACAGCCGCCCCAGCGAGCGGAGCATCTGCGTCAGCGGCCGCCGTACAACAGGCCcatctgcatcagcagcaggcgcagacCACAAGCGATGCCATTAACACCGAGAATGTACAAGCCCAGAGCCAAGGAGGCGCCCAAGGCGTCCAAGGCGATGACGAGGACATTGACGAGGGTAGTGCCGTTGGCGGATCAAACGCCGCCAGCGGACCCAATCCCGCCTCCGCCTCTGCATCCGCCGTCCATGCCGGAGTTGTGGTAAAGCAGCTGGCCAGCGTTGTGGACAAATCGTCGTCGAATCACAAACATAAGATCAAAGACAACAGCGTGTCATCAGTGGGCTCCGAAATGGTTATTGAACCCAAAGCCGAATACGATGACGATGCGCACGATGAGAACGTTGAGGATTTGACACTGGACGAGGAGGACATGACAATGGAAGAGCTGGACCAGACAGCCGGCACCAGCCAGGGTGGCGAAGGATCTAGTCAAA CATATGCAACATGGCAGCACGACAGATCTCAGGATGAACTTGGACTAATGGCACAGGATGCGCAGCAACGGGATCCCCAAG gTCTGCTCGAATTGAGTTTGAATCAAATGTTTTACTATGACAGCGAAATGCCGCCGCCACCGATACCGCCGCCCGTGGCCGTTGAATCGCCGCCAGTTTCGCCACCACTTGCAGTGGTTACACCTGTGGTGCAACTGCGACGTGGAAAGCTGCGATCGCGGAGGAGGAAGGCGGCAAACAGTAGTAGCAGCACCACCAAGAAGAGCATTCCACCGCCAACGGTGCGGAGCAGCTCGGCGGCGAATCTGGCGAGAAATGCGGATATGCGGGACGATGGCAAGCTCCAGTGTCCACAGTGTCCGAACGCATACACCAGGTTATCCGCATTGAAACGGCACCTGGAGTTCGAGTGCGGTATGCTGGAGAACTTCCGGTGCCAGGTTTGCGATGCGGGATTCAAGCGCAAGGACTCGCTGAATCGGCATTGCAAGGTCAAGAAGCACAATaccaaatatttgttttag
- the LOC122614172 gene encoding longitudinals lacking protein, isoforms H/M/V isoform X12, with translation MDDDQQFCLRWNNHQSTLISVFDTLLENETLVDCTLAAEGKFLKAHKVVLSACSPYFATLLQEQYDKHPIFILKDVKYQELRAMMDYMYRGEVNISQDQLAALLKAAESLQIKGLSDNRTGGGAAPKPESSGHHRGGKLSGAYTLEQTKRARLATGGAMDTSGDVSGSREGSSSPSRRRRKVRRRSMENDAHDNSNSSVLQAAASNQSILQQTGAGLAVSALVTTQLSSGPAAGTSSQASSTQQQQPLTSTNVTKKTESAKLTSSTAAPASGASASAAAVQQAHLHQQQAQTTSDAINTENVQAQSQGGAQGVQGDDEDIDEGSAVGGSNAASGPNPASASASAVHAGVVVKQLASVVDKSSSNHKHKIKDNSVSSVGSEMVIEPKAEYDDDAHDENVEDLTLDEEDMTMEELDQTAGTSQGGEGSSQTYATWQHDRSQDELGLMAQDAQQRDPQDVSTNKTVVLPHYSIYHYYSNIYYLLSHTTIYEADRTVSCPGKLDCLLQRNDLQETNSKQLCIQLEPNSTASWWLIGQFGASPDPRLLVRAQVLRSVQVHKSRRTLPVPEIQLPEELQGRQLAATTYQI, from the exons ATGGATGACGATCAGCAGTTTTGTTTGCGGTGGAACAACCACCAGAGCACACTGATCAGCGTGTTCGACACGTTGCTGGAGAACGAGACTCTAGTCGATTGCACGCTAGCCGCCGAGGGCAAATTTCTCAAGGCCCACAAGGTGGTGCTGTCAGCATGCAGTCCCTACTTTGCT ACCTTACTACAAGAACAGTACGACAAACATCCCATCTTTATACTCAAGGATGTCAAGTACCAAGAGCTGCGCGCCATGATGGACTACATGTACCGCGGCGAGGTCAATATCTCGCAGGATCAGCTCGCCGCCCTGCTCAAGGCCGCCGAGTCGCTGCAGATCAAGGGCCTGTCGGACAATCGCACTGGCGGCGGAGCAGCCCCCAAGCCTGAGTCCTCCGGCCATCATCGCGGCGGTAAGCTTAGCGGTGCCTACACACTGGAGCAGACGAAGCGGGCTCGACTGGCCACCGGCGGAGCGATGGACACGTCTGGCGATGTGTCCGGTTCACGCGAGGGCTCATCGAGTCCGTCGCGTCGTCGTCGAAAAGTCCGACGTCGCAGCATGGAGAATG ATGCCCACGACAACTCCAACTCGTCCGTGTTACAAGCCGCCGCCTCGAATCAGTCAATCCTCCAGCAGACAGGCGCCGGTTTGGCCGTCTCCGCTTTGGTCACCACCCAGCTGTCCAGCGGACCTGCAGCCGGAACCAGCAGCCAAGCGTCGTCGacccagcaacagcagccattGACCAGCACCAACGTTACCAAAAAGACTGAAAGCGCTAAACTAACATCCTCGACAGCCGCCCCAGCGAGCGGAGCATCTGCGTCAGCGGCCGCCGTACAACAGGCCcatctgcatcagcagcaggcgcagacCACAAGCGATGCCATTAACACCGAGAATGTACAAGCCCAGAGCCAAGGAGGCGCCCAAGGCGTCCAAGGCGATGACGAGGACATTGACGAGGGTAGTGCCGTTGGCGGATCAAACGCCGCCAGCGGACCCAATCCCGCCTCCGCCTCTGCATCCGCCGTCCATGCCGGAGTTGTGGTAAAGCAGCTGGCCAGCGTTGTGGACAAATCGTCGTCGAATCACAAACATAAGATCAAAGACAACAGCGTGTCATCAGTGGGCTCCGAAATGGTTATTGAACCCAAAGCCGAATACGATGACGATGCGCACGATGAGAACGTTGAGGATTTGACACTGGACGAGGAGGACATGACAATGGAAGAGCTGGACCAGACAGCCGGCACCAGCCAGGGTGGCGAAGGATCTAGTCAAA CATATGCAACATGGCAGCACGACAGATCTCAGGATGAACTTGGACTAATGGCACAGGATGCGCAGCAACGGGATCCCCAAG ATGTCTCTACAAACAAAACTGTTGTACTACCCCACTACTCCATCTACCACTACTACTCCAATATCTACTACCTACTATCACATACTACTATCTATGAAGCCGACCGAACCGTATCTTGTCCTGGAAAACTCGACTGTCTGCTGCAGCGCAACGATCTGCAAGAAACAAA CTCCAAGCAGCTATGTATCCAACTCGAGCCAAACTCCACCGCCAGTTGGTGGCTCATCGGCCAGTTCGGCGCAAGCCCTGATCCGCGACTACTGGTACGAGCTCAAGTTCTCCGATCTGTTCAAGTTCATAAATCCCGACGGACGTTACCAGTGCCCGAGATTCAATTGCCTGAAGAGCTACAAGGACGCCAGCTCGCTGCAACGACATATCAG ATATGA
- the LOC122614172 gene encoding longitudinals lacking protein, isoforms H/M/V isoform X6 — MDDDQQFCLRWNNHQSTLISVFDTLLENETLVDCTLAAEGKFLKAHKVVLSACSPYFATLLQEQYDKHPIFILKDVKYQELRAMMDYMYRGEVNISQDQLAALLKAAESLQIKGLSDNRTGGGAAPKPESSGHHRGGKLSGAYTLEQTKRARLATGGAMDTSGDVSGSREGSSSPSRRRRKVRRRSMENDAHDNSNSSVLQAAASNQSILQQTGAGLAVSALVTTQLSSGPAAGTSSQASSTQQQQPLTSTNVTKKTESAKLTSSTAAPASGASASAAAVQQAHLHQQQAQTTSDAINTENVQAQSQGGAQGVQGDDEDIDEGSAVGGSNAASGPNPASASASAVHAGVVVKQLASVVDKSSSNHKHKIKDNSVSSVGSEMVIEPKAEYDDDAHDENVEDLTLDEEDMTMEELDQTAGTSQGGEGSSQTYATWQHDRSQDELGLMAQDAQQRDPQDLKYDYKHSVFGSDDADQDQDKERFHCAVCNKSYLRKRHLQRHMRDECIGIPPRFNCEFCSSRFRRKYHMVRHLVSKHGIPPAIAQMTTGSGSRSSLGCSLDLKSGGGLAGLQQMGGSGGGGSTGDCGASVGSAGSHNGCESPIPENLSLRKENYENENLSGSRCTSPLPPHIMPIPTYGLTGAITAISAAAAVVEEQAAAAAAAAAIAEAQAKNNNESGGGRPEDADDDEALAAQVEAAAALGIKPEPVTPSKVQHLMNEEWNMKLGLQIISNSLLKERLMNTMPFAYNNN, encoded by the exons ATGGATGACGATCAGCAGTTTTGTTTGCGGTGGAACAACCACCAGAGCACACTGATCAGCGTGTTCGACACGTTGCTGGAGAACGAGACTCTAGTCGATTGCACGCTAGCCGCCGAGGGCAAATTTCTCAAGGCCCACAAGGTGGTGCTGTCAGCATGCAGTCCCTACTTTGCT ACCTTACTACAAGAACAGTACGACAAACATCCCATCTTTATACTCAAGGATGTCAAGTACCAAGAGCTGCGCGCCATGATGGACTACATGTACCGCGGCGAGGTCAATATCTCGCAGGATCAGCTCGCCGCCCTGCTCAAGGCCGCCGAGTCGCTGCAGATCAAGGGCCTGTCGGACAATCGCACTGGCGGCGGAGCAGCCCCCAAGCCTGAGTCCTCCGGCCATCATCGCGGCGGTAAGCTTAGCGGTGCCTACACACTGGAGCAGACGAAGCGGGCTCGACTGGCCACCGGCGGAGCGATGGACACGTCTGGCGATGTGTCCGGTTCACGCGAGGGCTCATCGAGTCCGTCGCGTCGTCGTCGAAAAGTCCGACGTCGCAGCATGGAGAATG ATGCCCACGACAACTCCAACTCGTCCGTGTTACAAGCCGCCGCCTCGAATCAGTCAATCCTCCAGCAGACAGGCGCCGGTTTGGCCGTCTCCGCTTTGGTCACCACCCAGCTGTCCAGCGGACCTGCAGCCGGAACCAGCAGCCAAGCGTCGTCGacccagcaacagcagccattGACCAGCACCAACGTTACCAAAAAGACTGAAAGCGCTAAACTAACATCCTCGACAGCCGCCCCAGCGAGCGGAGCATCTGCGTCAGCGGCCGCCGTACAACAGGCCcatctgcatcagcagcaggcgcagacCACAAGCGATGCCATTAACACCGAGAATGTACAAGCCCAGAGCCAAGGAGGCGCCCAAGGCGTCCAAGGCGATGACGAGGACATTGACGAGGGTAGTGCCGTTGGCGGATCAAACGCCGCCAGCGGACCCAATCCCGCCTCCGCCTCTGCATCCGCCGTCCATGCCGGAGTTGTGGTAAAGCAGCTGGCCAGCGTTGTGGACAAATCGTCGTCGAATCACAAACATAAGATCAAAGACAACAGCGTGTCATCAGTGGGCTCCGAAATGGTTATTGAACCCAAAGCCGAATACGATGACGATGCGCACGATGAGAACGTTGAGGATTTGACACTGGACGAGGAGGACATGACAATGGAAGAGCTGGACCAGACAGCCGGCACCAGCCAGGGTGGCGAAGGATCTAGTCAAA CATATGCAACATGGCAGCACGACAGATCTCAGGATGAACTTGGACTAATGGCACAGGATGCGCAGCAACGGGATCCCCAAG ACCTGAAGTACGACTACAAGCACAGCGTTTTTGGCAGCGATGATGCGGATCAGGATCAAGACAAGGAGCGTTTCCACTGTGCTGTCTGCAACAAGAGTTATCTCCGCAAGCGCCATCTGCAGCGCCACATGCGCGACGAATGCATCGGCATTCCGCCGCGATTCAATTGCGAGTTTTGCAGCTCTCGATTCCGTCGCAAGTACCACATGGTGCGCCACTTGGTCTCCAAGCACGGCATTCCGCCGGCAATTGCACAGATGACAACGGGCAGTGGTTCGCGTTCCTCTCTCGGCTGCTCGCTAGACCTAAAGTCCGGCGGCGGTCTAGCCGGTCTTCAGCAGATGGGTGGTAGCGGCGGAGGAGGCTCCACCGGTGACTGTGGGGCTAGTGTGGGCAGTGCTGGATCCCATAATGGCTGCGAGAGTCCCATACCAGAGAACCTTTCGCTGCGCAAGGAGAACTACGAAAACGAGAATCTGTCGGGCTCGCGATGCACTTCGCCACTGCCACCGCACATCATGCCGATACCCACGTATGGGTTGACAGGTGCCATCACTGCCATTTCTGCCGCAGCAGCCGTGGTCGAGGAGcaagcagccgcagcagcagcagcagccgccatCGCTGAGGCCCAAGCCAAGAACAACAATGAATCCGGAGGAGGACGACCCGAGGACGCAGATGATGACGAAGCGTTGGCCGCACAAGTCGAGGCTGCTGCAGCTCTTGGCATCAAGCCGGAACCGGTGACGCCCAGCAAGGTGCAGCACCTGATGAACGAGGAGTGGAACATGAAGCTGGGCCTACAGATCATATCGAATTCATTGCTCAAGGAGCGATTGATGAACACGATGCCATTTGCTTATAACAATAACTAA
- the LOC122614172 gene encoding longitudinals lacking protein, isoforms H/M/V isoform X8 produces MDDDQQFCLRWNNHQSTLISVFDTLLENETLVDCTLAAEGKFLKAHKVVLSACSPYFATLLQEQYDKHPIFILKDVKYQELRAMMDYMYRGEVNISQDQLAALLKAAESLQIKGLSDNRTGGGAAPKPESSGHHRGGKLSGAYTLEQTKRARLATGGAMDTSGDVSGSREGSSSPSRRRRKVRRRSMENDAHDNSNSSVLQAAASNQSILQQTGAGLAVSALVTTQLSSGPAAGTSSQASSTQQQQPLTSTNVTKKTESAKLTSSTAAPASGASASAAAVQQAHLHQQQAQTTSDAINTENVQAQSQGGAQGVQGDDEDIDEGSAVGGSNAASGPNPASASASAVHAGVVVKQLASVVDKSSSNHKHKIKDNSVSSVGSEMVIEPKAEYDDDAHDENVEDLTLDEEDMTMEELDQTAGTSQGGEGSSQTYATWQHDRSQDELGLMAQDAQQRDPQDLRTLYCNYATAVIAAASAASKKPAEHQTAATTANHQNLNHQNLHHHSNSSNHSNCGAAAEICEPEVTIRRMYKCGNSGQAEAIVNHLQVTGQQHQQLHCNVSNCSGCHMSAAAASFQLANLLNSGIRSSSANKPQRNHISASGGNTSSPSNANINNNSSGNSSSSLAAKKTSVQFHCEFCNFSCSWRYDLKLHLRQKHGIHQLKKV; encoded by the exons ATGGATGACGATCAGCAGTTTTGTTTGCGGTGGAACAACCACCAGAGCACACTGATCAGCGTGTTCGACACGTTGCTGGAGAACGAGACTCTAGTCGATTGCACGCTAGCCGCCGAGGGCAAATTTCTCAAGGCCCACAAGGTGGTGCTGTCAGCATGCAGTCCCTACTTTGCT ACCTTACTACAAGAACAGTACGACAAACATCCCATCTTTATACTCAAGGATGTCAAGTACCAAGAGCTGCGCGCCATGATGGACTACATGTACCGCGGCGAGGTCAATATCTCGCAGGATCAGCTCGCCGCCCTGCTCAAGGCCGCCGAGTCGCTGCAGATCAAGGGCCTGTCGGACAATCGCACTGGCGGCGGAGCAGCCCCCAAGCCTGAGTCCTCCGGCCATCATCGCGGCGGTAAGCTTAGCGGTGCCTACACACTGGAGCAGACGAAGCGGGCTCGACTGGCCACCGGCGGAGCGATGGACACGTCTGGCGATGTGTCCGGTTCACGCGAGGGCTCATCGAGTCCGTCGCGTCGTCGTCGAAAAGTCCGACGTCGCAGCATGGAGAATG ATGCCCACGACAACTCCAACTCGTCCGTGTTACAAGCCGCCGCCTCGAATCAGTCAATCCTCCAGCAGACAGGCGCCGGTTTGGCCGTCTCCGCTTTGGTCACCACCCAGCTGTCCAGCGGACCTGCAGCCGGAACCAGCAGCCAAGCGTCGTCGacccagcaacagcagccattGACCAGCACCAACGTTACCAAAAAGACTGAAAGCGCTAAACTAACATCCTCGACAGCCGCCCCAGCGAGCGGAGCATCTGCGTCAGCGGCCGCCGTACAACAGGCCcatctgcatcagcagcaggcgcagacCACAAGCGATGCCATTAACACCGAGAATGTACAAGCCCAGAGCCAAGGAGGCGCCCAAGGCGTCCAAGGCGATGACGAGGACATTGACGAGGGTAGTGCCGTTGGCGGATCAAACGCCGCCAGCGGACCCAATCCCGCCTCCGCCTCTGCATCCGCCGTCCATGCCGGAGTTGTGGTAAAGCAGCTGGCCAGCGTTGTGGACAAATCGTCGTCGAATCACAAACATAAGATCAAAGACAACAGCGTGTCATCAGTGGGCTCCGAAATGGTTATTGAACCCAAAGCCGAATACGATGACGATGCGCACGATGAGAACGTTGAGGATTTGACACTGGACGAGGAGGACATGACAATGGAAGAGCTGGACCAGACAGCCGGCACCAGCCAGGGTGGCGAAGGATCTAGTCAAA CATATGCAACATGGCAGCACGACAGATCTCAGGATGAACTTGGACTAATGGCACAGGATGCGCAGCAACGGGATCCCCAAG ATTTAAGGACGCTTTACTGTAATTATGCCACGGCAGTTATAGCAGCGGCCAGTGCGGCCAGCAAGAAGCCGGCGGAGCATCAGACCGCAGCCACCACAGCAAACCACCAGAACCTCAATCACCAGAACTTGCAccaccacagcaacagcagcaaccatAGCAactgtggtgctgctgctgagatATGCGAGCCAGAAGTAACGATACGCAGAATGTACAAATGCGGAAACTCTGGCCAGGCGGAGGCCATTGTAAACCACTTGCAAGTGACCGgtcaacagcaccagcagctccATTGCAACGTCAGCAACTGCAGTGGTTGTCACAtgtctgcagcagcagcctcctTTCAGTTGGCCAATCTGCTGAATAGCGGCATACGTTCGTCGTCTGCCAACAAACCGCAACGTAATCACATTTCTGCCAGCGGCGGCAACACAAGCAGCCCCAGCAACgccaacatcaacaacaacagtagcGGCAATAGCAGCTCATCCTTGGCGGCCAAAAAGACCAGTGTTCAGTTTCATTGCGAGTTCTGCAACTTTAGCTGTTCGTGGCGATACGATTTGAAGCTACACCTTAGGCAGAAGCACGGCATTCATCAGCTGAAGAAAGTCTAG
- the LOC122614172 gene encoding longitudinals lacking protein, isoforms H/M/V isoform X14: MDDDQQFCLRWNNHQSTLISVFDTLLENETLVDCTLAAEGKFLKAHKVVLSACSPYFATLLQEQYDKHPIFILKDVKYQELRAMMDYMYRGEVNISQDQLAALLKAAESLQIKGLSDNRTGGGAAPKPESSGHHRGGKLSGAYTLEQTKRARLATGGAMDTSGDVSGSREGSSSPSRRRRKVRRRSMENDAHDNSNSSVLQAAASNQSILQQTGAGLAVSALVTTQLSSGPAAGTSSQASSTQQQQPLTSTNVTKKTESAKLTSSTAAPASGASASAAAVQQAHLHQQQAQTTSDAINTENVQAQSQGGAQGVQGDDEDIDEGSAVGGSNAASGPNPASASASAVHAGVVVKQLASVVDKSSSNHKHKIKDNSVSSVGSEMVIEPKAEYDDDAHDENVEDLTLDEEDMTMEELDQTAGTSQGGEGSSQTYATWQHDRSQDELGLMAQDAQQRDPQAPSSYVSNSSQTPPPVGGSSASSAQALIRDYWYELKFSDLFKFINPDGRYQCPRFNCLKSYKDASSLQRHIRYECGGQKKFRCLMCGKAFSQSSHLKRHLESGVCVKYYL, encoded by the exons ATGGATGACGATCAGCAGTTTTGTTTGCGGTGGAACAACCACCAGAGCACACTGATCAGCGTGTTCGACACGTTGCTGGAGAACGAGACTCTAGTCGATTGCACGCTAGCCGCCGAGGGCAAATTTCTCAAGGCCCACAAGGTGGTGCTGTCAGCATGCAGTCCCTACTTTGCT ACCTTACTACAAGAACAGTACGACAAACATCCCATCTTTATACTCAAGGATGTCAAGTACCAAGAGCTGCGCGCCATGATGGACTACATGTACCGCGGCGAGGTCAATATCTCGCAGGATCAGCTCGCCGCCCTGCTCAAGGCCGCCGAGTCGCTGCAGATCAAGGGCCTGTCGGACAATCGCACTGGCGGCGGAGCAGCCCCCAAGCCTGAGTCCTCCGGCCATCATCGCGGCGGTAAGCTTAGCGGTGCCTACACACTGGAGCAGACGAAGCGGGCTCGACTGGCCACCGGCGGAGCGATGGACACGTCTGGCGATGTGTCCGGTTCACGCGAGGGCTCATCGAGTCCGTCGCGTCGTCGTCGAAAAGTCCGACGTCGCAGCATGGAGAATG ATGCCCACGACAACTCCAACTCGTCCGTGTTACAAGCCGCCGCCTCGAATCAGTCAATCCTCCAGCAGACAGGCGCCGGTTTGGCCGTCTCCGCTTTGGTCACCACCCAGCTGTCCAGCGGACCTGCAGCCGGAACCAGCAGCCAAGCGTCGTCGacccagcaacagcagccattGACCAGCACCAACGTTACCAAAAAGACTGAAAGCGCTAAACTAACATCCTCGACAGCCGCCCCAGCGAGCGGAGCATCTGCGTCAGCGGCCGCCGTACAACAGGCCcatctgcatcagcagcaggcgcagacCACAAGCGATGCCATTAACACCGAGAATGTACAAGCCCAGAGCCAAGGAGGCGCCCAAGGCGTCCAAGGCGATGACGAGGACATTGACGAGGGTAGTGCCGTTGGCGGATCAAACGCCGCCAGCGGACCCAATCCCGCCTCCGCCTCTGCATCCGCCGTCCATGCCGGAGTTGTGGTAAAGCAGCTGGCCAGCGTTGTGGACAAATCGTCGTCGAATCACAAACATAAGATCAAAGACAACAGCGTGTCATCAGTGGGCTCCGAAATGGTTATTGAACCCAAAGCCGAATACGATGACGATGCGCACGATGAGAACGTTGAGGATTTGACACTGGACGAGGAGGACATGACAATGGAAGAGCTGGACCAGACAGCCGGCACCAGCCAGGGTGGCGAAGGATCTAGTCAAA CATATGCAACATGGCAGCACGACAGATCTCAGGATGAACTTGGACTAATGGCACAGGATGCGCAGCAACGGGATCCCCAAG CTCCAAGCAGCTATGTATCCAACTCGAGCCAAACTCCACCGCCAGTTGGTGGCTCATCGGCCAGTTCGGCGCAAGCCCTGATCCGCGACTACTGGTACGAGCTCAAGTTCTCCGATCTGTTCAAGTTCATAAATCCCGACGGACGTTACCAGTGCCCGAGATTCAATTGCCTGAAGAGCTACAAGGACGCCAGCTCGCTGCAACGACATATCAG ATATGAATGTGGTGGACAGAAAAAATTTCGCTGTCTGATGTGCGGCAAAGCATTTTCACAAAGCTCCCACCTAAAGCGACACCTTGAGAGCGGTGTCTGTGTCAAATATTACTTATGA